From a single Plasmodium yoelii strain 17X genome assembly, chromosome: 9 genomic region:
- a CDS encoding falcipain-like protein encodes MNYHSSHHIRPEEEIFVDKGIQNVQLRRKNKMLIVTLAIVLSMFGFTVIYFNKTNKSSFNNGNVENYSNDDYLINYLLKSKAVKKFMGSKIEELIVESEKNEKNENNSVVVKDNKNNKDNNEKNVLFNKNTDNKKFTANLHDMQSIMNNLESVNLFYSFMKKYNKEYSSAEEMQERFYIFSEKLKKIEKHNKENHLYTKGINAFSDMRHEEFKMKYLNNKLKENHQIDLRHLIPYTIAINKYKSPTDQINYTSFDWRDHNAIIDIKDQQKCASCWAFATAGVVAAQYAIRKNQKVSLSEQQLVDCAQNNFGCDGGILPYAFEDLIDMNGLCEDKYYPYVSNLPELCEINKCQEKYTISKFALVPFNNYKEAIQYLGPITIAVGVADDFESYSGGIFDGECTSYANHAVMLIGYGVEDVYDIHLQKYVKEYYYIIRNSWGEFWGEHGYMRLKTNELGTLRNCVLVQGYAPIIE; translated from the coding sequence ATGAATTACCATTCTAGCCATCATATTAGACCCGAGGAGGAAATATTTGTTGATAAGGGTATACAAAATGTACAGTTACGAAGAAAGAATAAAATGCTTATAGTTACCCTGGCTATCGTTTTAAGTATGTTTGGTTTTACtgtcatatattttaataaaacaaataaatcatCTTTTAATAATGGAAATGTTGAAAATTATTCGAATGATGactatttaataaattacttATTAAAAAGCAAGGCAGTAAAGAAATTTATGGGATCTAAAATTGAAGAACTTATAGTAGAAAGTGAAAAGAATGAAaagaatgaaaataatagcGTTGTCgttaaagataataaaaataataaggacaataacgaaaaaaatgtattatttaataaaaataccgACAACAAAAAATTCACAGCAAATTTACATGATATGCAATCTATTATGAACAATTTAGAATCTGTGAACCTTTTTTATAGTTtcatgaaaaaatataacaaagaATATAGTTCAGCTGAAGAAATGCAAGAGAGATTTTATATCTTTtctgaaaaattaaaaaaaattgaaaaacataataaagaaaatcaTTTGTATACAAAAGGTATTAATGCATTTAGTGACATGCGTCATGAAGAatttaaaatgaaatatttaaataataaactaAAAGAAAATCATCAGATTGATCTTCGTCATTTAATTCCCTATACTATTGCAATTAACAAGTACAAGTCTCCAACCGATCAAATTAACTATACAAGTTTTGATTGGAGAGACCATAATGCTATTATAGACATTAAAGATCAACAAAAGTGTGCTTCATGTTGGGCATTTGCTACAGCGGGTGTTGTCGCAGCCCAATATGCTATTAGAAAAAATCAAAAGGTTTCTTTAAGTGAACAACAATTAGTTGATTGTGcacaaaataattttggaTGTGATGGAGGTATCCTTCCATATGCTTTTGAAGATCTTATAGATATGAATGGTTTATGTGAAGATAAATATTATCCATATGTAAGTAATCTTCCAGAATTATGCGAAATTAACAAGTGTCAAGAAAAATACACAATTTCAAAATTTGCATTAGTACCATTCAATAATTATAAAGAAGCTATTCAATATTTAGGTCCAATCACAATAGCTGTAGGTGTAGCTGATGATTTTGAATCTTACAGTGGTGGTATATTCGATGGAGAATGTACAAGTTATGCAAACCATGCAGTTATGCTTATTGGATATGGTGTTGAAGATGTATATGATATACATCTtcaaaaatatgttaaagaatattattatataattagaAACTCTTGGGGTGAATTCTGGGGAGAACATGGTTACATGAGACTTAAGACTAACGAATTAGGAACACTCAGAAACTGTGTATTAGTACAAGGTTATGCTCCTATAATTGAATAA